The following are encoded in a window of Myxosarcina sp. GI1 genomic DNA:
- a CDS encoding SDR family oxidoreductase — protein sequence MTTNENGNYAEKVAFVTGAANGIGLATALAFARKGASVVVADVAEQGNRETARKIEDLGGRVLAVKCDVTKTEDVKAALDKTIETFGKLDFAFNNAGVEQKKAPVAEIEEEEWNRIVDTDLRGVFLCMKYEIPLLLKQGGGAIVNTSSGAGVIGIKSGAAYTAAKHGVIGLTRAAALDYASQNLRINAVAPGYIDTPMMDRFTGGTAEGREQVTSQEPIGRMGQPEEIANAVVWLCSDASSFVVGHALVVDGGQTV from the coding sequence ATGACAACGAACGAAAATGGAAACTACGCGGAAAAGGTTGCGTTTGTAACTGGGGCGGCGAACGGCATCGGACTAGCTACGGCACTGGCGTTTGCCCGCAAGGGAGCTAGTGTAGTCGTTGCCGACGTTGCGGAACAGGGCAATCGAGAAACGGCGCGCAAGATTGAAGACCTCGGAGGTCGCGTACTTGCCGTTAAGTGCGACGTGACCAAAACAGAGGACGTGAAGGCAGCTTTAGACAAGACTATCGAAACTTTCGGGAAGTTGGACTTTGCCTTTAACAACGCTGGTGTGGAGCAGAAGAAAGCACCAGTAGCGGAAATTGAAGAAGAAGAATGGAATCGCATCGTAGATACCGACCTGCGTGGCGTTTTTCTGTGCATGAAGTATGAAATTCCGCTGCTACTCAAGCAAGGAGGCGGTGCGATCGTCAACACGTCATCGGGTGCTGGGGTCATAGGCATCAAGAGCGGAGCCGCATATACTGCTGCCAAACACGGCGTAATCGGACTGACCAGGGCAGCGGCTCTCGACTATGCCTCACAGAACCTCCGCATCAACGCCGTTGCCCCTGGTTACATTGACACACCGATGATGGATCGCTTCACTGGCGGCACTGCCGAAGGACGAGAACAAGTGACCTCCCAAGAGCCAATTGGAAGAATGGGTCAGCCCGAAGAAATCGCCAATGCGGTCGTTTGGCTGTGTTCTGATGCGTCCTCCTTCGTCGTCGGACATGCCTTGGTGGTCGATGGAGGTCAAACGGTGTAG